In Astyanax mexicanus isolate ESR-SI-001 chromosome 5, AstMex3_surface, whole genome shotgun sequence, a single window of DNA contains:
- the LOC125802230 gene encoding uncharacterized protein LOC125802230, whose translation MAHNGSELVEGNKENDVAEEALGGESRMGRPKRRTNTETWKVNNQKRRRMMGQSYLGRRQNEEVMREERKMGRPCQSVFCRKSKKLHCEAIQEADREAIFKYFWEKLDWRERKMYVVSLVDVGPVRRRRTGEEQSRRSASILCHLKVDGKRTRVCQSMFLSTLGIKWCFLSWVGRREPEKIKKTSIRNEEVEFLQQFLKDLPKVPSHYCRSSSTKMYLEPLFKSISHLHSEYTHACAENNVQSLSRQVFSSVFNKLNLSLFHPKKDQCNTCCSYKVGNIDAGTWEEHCRKKESARVSKQEDKNNATEKTMVVCMDLQGLLLCPKLQASALYYKTKLGVHNFTMYNMATHDATNYLWHEGEGGLTANEFASCIIHFLEEHSMHDEYILWSDGCSYQNRNIVLSNALLKFATEKQKVVTQKYLEKGHTQMECDSVHSVIERRLRDRDIHVPAEYATVIRAARSNPRPYNVQYVNHS comes from the exons ATGGCACACAATGgatctgaactagtgg agGGCAATAAAGAAAATGATGTAGCTGAGGAGGCTTTAGGTGGAGAGTCTcgcatgggaagaccaaaaaggCGGACAAACACAGAGACCTGGAAAGTCAACAATCAGAAAAGGAGAAGAATGATGGGTCAGTCATATCTTGGAagaaggcaaaatgaggaagTGATGAGGGAAGAAAGAAAAATGGGTAGGCCATGCCAGTCTGTATTTTGTAGGAAATCAAAAAAGCTGCACTGTGAAGCAATACAGGAAGCGGACAGGGAGGCAATTTTTAAATACTTCTGGGAAAAATTAGACTGGAGGGAGAGGAAAATGTATGTTGTGTCACTGGTAGATGTAGGCCCTGTGAGAAGACGACGGACAGGAGAAGAACAGTCAAGGAGGTCAGCATCGATTCTGTGTCACCTTAAAGTGGATGGCAAAAGGACCAGGGTATGTCAGAGCATGTTTCTTTCAACACTAGGGATCAAGTGGTGCTTTCTAAGTTGGGTTGGCCGGAGAGAGCctgaaaagataaagaaaaccaGCATCAGGAATGAAGAGGTTGAGTTCCTTCAGCAGTTTCTAAAGGACCTTCCTAAGGTTCCATCTCATTACTGCAGATCTTCCTCTACAAAAATGTACTTGGAACCTCTTTTTAAATCCATCagtcatcttcattctgaatacACCCATGCTTGTGCAGAAAATAATGTCCAGTCTCTTTCAAGACAAGTATTCAGTAGcgtttttaacaaattaaatctCTCGCTGTTTCACCCCAAGAAAGATCAGTGCAATACGTGCTGTTCATATAAAGTTGGAAACATAGATGCTGGCACATGGGAAGAACATTGCAGGAAGAAGGAGTCAGCAAGAGTGAGCAAGCAGGAAGATAAAAACAATGCAACTGAGAAAACAATGGTGGTGTGTATGGATCTGCAGGGTTTACTTCTTTGCCCCAAACTTCAAGCCTCAGCACTCTACTATAAAACCAAGCTTGGTGTCCACAACTTCACAATGTACAACATGGCAACCCATGATGCTACTAATTATTTGTGGCATGAAGGGGAAGGTGGACTCACAGCTAATGAATTTGCTTCATGTATCATCCACTTCCTTGAGGAACACAGCATGCATGATGAGTACATCTTATGGAGTGATGGATGCAGCTATCAAAATCGCAACATAGTTTTAAGCAATGCTCTGCTGAAGTTTGCAACTGAGAAGCAAAAGGTCGTTACCCAGAAGTACTTGGAAAAAGGGCATACACAAATGGAATGCGACTCCGTGCACAGCGTGATAGAGagaagactgagagacagagacatccATGTTCCAGCCGAGTATGCCACGGTGATCAGAGCAGCACGGTCCAATCCCAGGCCGTACAATGTGCAATATGTCAACCACAGCTGA